Proteins from one Pseudomonas grandcourensis genomic window:
- a CDS encoding acyl-CoA dehydrogenase — MDFAYSPKVQELRERVTAFMDTYVYPAEAVFERQVAEGDRWQPTAIMEELKLKAKAEGLWNLFLPESELGAGLTNLEYAPLAEIMGRSLLGPEPFNCSAPDTGNMEVLVRYANEEQKQRWLEPLLRGEIRSAFAMTEPDVASSDATNMAARAVRDGDEWVINGKKWWTSGACDPRCKILIFMGLSNPDAPRHAQHSMILVPVDAPGVKIVRPLPVFGYDDAPHGHAEVHFENVRVPYENVLLGEGRGFEIAQGRLGPGRIHHCMRSIGMAERALELMCKRSVNRTAFGKPLARLGGNIDKIADSRMEIDMARLLTLKAAYMMDTVGNKVAKSEIAQIKVVAPNVALRVIDRAIQIHGGAGVSNDFPLAYMYAMQRTLRLADGPDEVHRAAVGKFEIGKYVPKEMMRSGH, encoded by the coding sequence ATGGATTTCGCTTATTCGCCCAAGGTTCAGGAACTGCGTGAGCGCGTAACAGCGTTCATGGACACCTACGTTTATCCGGCCGAAGCCGTGTTCGAGCGCCAGGTTGCCGAAGGCGATCGCTGGCAGCCGACCGCGATCATGGAAGAACTCAAACTCAAGGCCAAGGCCGAGGGTCTGTGGAATTTGTTTCTGCCTGAGTCTGAGCTTGGCGCCGGCCTGACCAACCTCGAATACGCTCCGCTGGCGGAAATCATGGGCCGTTCGCTATTGGGGCCAGAGCCGTTCAACTGCTCGGCACCGGACACCGGCAACATGGAAGTGCTGGTGCGTTATGCCAACGAAGAGCAGAAGCAACGCTGGCTCGAACCCTTGCTGCGCGGCGAGATCCGCTCGGCATTCGCCATGACCGAACCGGACGTTGCGTCCTCCGACGCTACCAACATGGCCGCCCGTGCGGTGCGCGATGGCGACGAGTGGGTGATCAACGGCAAGAAGTGGTGGACGTCGGGTGCGTGCGACCCGCGCTGCAAGATCCTGATCTTCATGGGCCTGAGCAATCCGGATGCGCCACGTCATGCCCAGCACTCGATGATTCTGGTGCCGGTGGATGCGCCCGGCGTGAAGATCGTGCGTCCGCTGCCGGTGTTCGGTTACGACGATGCTCCTCATGGCCACGCAGAAGTGCACTTTGAAAACGTGCGTGTGCCGTACGAAAACGTCCTGTTGGGTGAAGGACGCGGCTTTGAAATCGCACAAGGTCGCCTTGGCCCTGGCCGGATTCACCACTGCATGCGTTCGATCGGCATGGCCGAGCGCGCACTGGAACTGATGTGCAAACGCTCGGTGAACCGCACGGCGTTCGGCAAGCCTCTGGCACGCCTGGGCGGCAACATCGACAAGATCGCCGACTCGCGGATGGAAATCGACATGGCACGCCTGCTGACGTTGAAAGCGGCGTACATGATGGACACCGTCGGCAACAAAGTGGCGAAAAGCGAGATCGCGCAGATCAAGGTCGTGGCGCCGAACGTGGCGCTGCGGGTGATCGACCGGGCGATCCAGATTCATGGCGGGGCAGGGGTTTCCAACGATTTCCCGCTGGCCTACATGTACGCGATGCAGCGCACCCTGCGCTTGGCCGACGGCCCGGACGAAGTGCACCGAGCAGCGGTCGGCAAGTTCGAAATCGGCAAATATGTGCCGAAAGAGATGATGCGCAGCGGGCACTGA
- the xthA gene encoding exodeoxyribonuclease III: MKIVSFNINGLRARPHQLAALIEKHQPDVIGLQETKVHDDQFPLAEVQALGYHVYYHGQKGHYGVALLSRQEPLALHKGFTTDEEDAQRRFIWGTFADANGVPVTIMNGYFPQGESRDHPTKFPAKERFYGDLQQLLESQFKNDQPLVVMGDVNISPEDCDIGIGPDNMKRWLKTGKCSFLPEEREWMARLKNWGLVDSFRHLNPDVTDTFSWFDYRSRGFEDEPKRGLRIDLILASHGLLPRVKAAGVDYELRGMEKPSDHAPIWLELS; this comes from the coding sequence ATGAAGATCGTCTCCTTCAACATCAACGGGCTGCGCGCCCGTCCCCATCAGCTGGCGGCGCTGATCGAAAAGCACCAGCCCGATGTGATCGGCTTGCAGGAAACCAAGGTTCACGACGATCAGTTCCCGCTGGCCGAGGTTCAGGCCCTGGGGTATCACGTGTACTACCACGGGCAAAAAGGCCATTACGGCGTCGCCCTGCTCTCGCGCCAGGAGCCTCTGGCCTTGCACAAAGGCTTCACCACCGACGAAGAAGACGCCCAGCGGCGCTTCATCTGGGGCACCTTCGCCGACGCCAACGGTGTGCCGGTGACCATCATGAACGGTTATTTCCCACAGGGCGAAAGCCGCGACCACCCGACCAAGTTCCCGGCCAAGGAGCGTTTCTACGGCGACTTGCAGCAATTGCTGGAAAGCCAGTTCAAGAACGACCAGCCGCTGGTGGTGATGGGCGATGTGAACATTTCCCCGGAAGACTGCGACATCGGCATCGGACCGGACAACATGAAGCGCTGGCTGAAAACCGGCAAATGCAGCTTCCTGCCGGAAGAGCGCGAGTGGATGGCCCGCCTGAAAAACTGGGGCCTGGTCGACAGTTTCCGTCACCTGAACCCGGACGTGACCGACACCTTCAGCTGGTTCGACTACCGCAGCCGCGGCTTCGAAGACGAACCCAAGCGTGGCCTGCGTATCGACCTGATCCTAGCCTCCCACGGCTTGCTGCCACGGGTGAAGGCTGCGGGGGTGGACTACGAACTGCGCGGCATGGAAAAGCCTTCGGACCATGCGCCGATCTGGCTTGAGTTGAGCTGA
- a CDS encoding MerR family DNA-binding transcriptional regulator has product MSSQTYSISDLARELDITTRAIRFYEEQGLLSPERRGQERIYSPRDKVSLKLILRGKRIGFSLAECRELIELYDPSSGNTKQLHSMLAKISERREQLEQQMLDIEQMKLELDTAEERCVQALEQTLKSQEVIQ; this is encoded by the coding sequence ATGAGCAGCCAGACCTACAGCATTTCCGATCTCGCTCGCGAGCTCGACATCACCACCCGTGCCATTCGCTTTTATGAAGAGCAAGGCCTGCTCAGTCCTGAGCGTCGCGGCCAGGAACGCATTTACTCGCCTCGCGACAAGGTCAGCCTGAAGCTGATCCTGCGGGGCAAGCGCATCGGTTTCTCCCTGGCTGAATGCCGCGAACTGATCGAGCTCTACGACCCGTCCAGCGGTAACACCAAGCAACTGCACAGCATGCTGGCGAAAATCAGCGAGCGCCGGGAACAGCTTGAACAGCAAATGCTCGACATCGAACAGATGAAACTGGAGCTCGATACCGCCGAAGAGCGCTGCGTGCAGGCGCTGGAGCAGACGCTCAAAAGCCAGGAAGTCATTCAATAA
- a CDS encoding AMP-binding protein — MDQPSASPQRSYTRGSQDKALLAMTIGQAFDNTVAQYPDGEALVVRHQQLRYTWRQLAEAADLHARALLALGLQAGDRLGIWAPNCAQWCISQIATAKIGVILVNINPAYRSSELEYVLKQSGCQWLVCAGAFKSSNYHAMLQGLVPELAGQSIGKLQSERLPELRGVISLDAQPPSGFLPWSQLADLAGGVTVEQLHERQDSLHFDQPVNIQYTSGTTGFPKGATLSHYNILNNGYMVGESLGLTAADRLVIPVPLYHCFGMVMGNLGCITHGSTMIYPNDAFDPLLTLGAVAEEKATALYGVPTMFIAMLDQPQRAGFDLSSLRTGIMAGATCPIEVMRRVISEMHMSEVQIAYGMTETSPVSLQTGPSDDLELRVTTVGRTQPQLESKIIDEAGNLVPRGTIGELCTRGYSVMLGYWNNPEGTADAIDQAGWMHTGDLASMNDEGYVCIAGRNKDMIIRGGENIYPRELEEFFFTHPAVADVQVIGIPCSRYGEEIVAWIKFHPGHSATEQELQTWCKERIAHFKTPRYFKFVEEFPMTVTGKIQKFRMREISIEELKAIR; from the coding sequence ATGGATCAACCCAGTGCAAGCCCGCAACGCAGTTACACCCGTGGTTCCCAGGACAAAGCCTTGCTGGCGATGACCATCGGCCAGGCGTTCGACAACACGGTCGCGCAGTACCCGGACGGGGAGGCGCTGGTGGTGCGCCATCAACAGTTGCGTTACACCTGGCGGCAATTGGCGGAGGCTGCGGACCTGCACGCCAGAGCACTGCTGGCGCTGGGGCTGCAAGCCGGGGACCGCCTTGGCATCTGGGCGCCGAACTGTGCGCAGTGGTGCATCAGCCAGATTGCCACCGCGAAAATCGGCGTGATCCTGGTCAACATCAACCCCGCCTATCGCAGTTCCGAACTCGAATACGTGCTGAAGCAGTCTGGCTGCCAATGGCTGGTGTGTGCCGGGGCCTTCAAGTCCTCGAACTATCACGCGATGCTGCAAGGCCTGGTGCCGGAGCTGGCCGGGCAATCCATCGGCAAGTTGCAGAGTGAGCGGTTGCCGGAGTTGCGTGGCGTCATCAGCCTGGATGCGCAGCCACCGTCAGGGTTCCTGCCTTGGTCGCAACTGGCCGATCTGGCGGGCGGCGTGACGGTCGAGCAACTGCATGAACGCCAGGACAGCCTGCATTTCGATCAGCCGGTGAATATCCAGTACACCTCGGGCACCACCGGCTTCCCCAAGGGCGCGACCCTCAGTCACTACAACATTCTCAACAACGGCTACATGGTCGGCGAAAGCCTCGGCTTGACCGCAGCTGATCGCCTGGTGATCCCGGTGCCGTTGTATCACTGCTTCGGTATGGTCATGGGCAACCTCGGCTGCATCACCCATGGCAGTACGATGATTTATCCGAACGACGCGTTCGATCCATTGCTGACTCTGGGCGCCGTGGCTGAAGAAAAAGCCACGGCGCTGTACGGCGTACCGACCATGTTCATCGCCATGCTCGATCAACCCCAGCGCGCCGGGTTTGATCTGTCGAGCCTGCGCACCGGGATCATGGCAGGCGCAACCTGTCCTATCGAGGTGATGCGCCGGGTCATCAGCGAGATGCACATGAGCGAAGTGCAGATTGCCTACGGCATGACGGAAACCAGTCCGGTGTCGTTGCAGACCGGTCCTTCAGACGACCTGGAGCTGCGCGTGACCACAGTCGGTCGCACCCAGCCGCAATTGGAAAGCAAGATCATCGACGAAGCGGGCAACCTGGTACCGCGCGGCACCATCGGCGAACTGTGCACCCGCGGTTACAGCGTGATGCTCGGCTATTGGAACAACCCCGAAGGCACGGCGGATGCCATCGATCAGGCGGGGTGGATGCACACCGGTGACCTGGCGAGCATGAACGACGAGGGTTACGTGTGCATTGCCGGGCGCAACAAGGACATGATCATCCGTGGTGGTGAGAATATTTACCCACGGGAGCTGGAAGAGTTTTTCTTCACTCATCCGGCTGTCGCAGACGTGCAGGTGATCGGCATTCCTTGCTCGCGCTACGGTGAAGAGATCGTCGCCTGGATCAAGTTCCACCCCGGCCACAGCGCCACCGAGCAAGAGCTGCAAACCTGGTGCAAGGAGCGCATCGCGCACTTCAAGACGCCGCGTTACTTCAAGTTCGTCGAGGAGTTTCCGATGACGGTGACCGGCAAGATCCAGAAATTCAGGATGCGCGAGATCAGTATCGAGGAGCTCAAAGCGATACGGTAG
- a CDS encoding GNAT family N-acetyltransferase: MPETSTAIADIHMLDSGYAREARSLLYQAYRHEPTFGYLFEAERPGYEQRVRATVRELVTQHFFQDLPAIGLLVNDRLIGIALIAPPQRRLGVTESWAWRLRMVLSTGFRCTRRYLEYHAAVEACVPNESVHVLPLLGVHPQFQGKHFGEQLLQAVHNWCAVDENSQGVILDTGNPRYLEFYKRQGYEEIGEVAVGPVREHVFFHPNPQVLHTATA, translated from the coding sequence ATGCCCGAAACTTCGACAGCCATCGCCGATATTCACATGCTCGACAGCGGCTACGCCCGCGAAGCACGTTCGCTGCTGTACCAGGCTTATCGACACGAGCCGACCTTTGGCTATCTGTTCGAAGCCGAGCGCCCCGGCTACGAACAGCGGGTTCGCGCCACCGTGCGCGAACTGGTGACCCAGCACTTTTTTCAGGACCTGCCGGCCATCGGCCTGCTGGTCAACGACCGCTTGATCGGCATCGCCCTGATCGCACCGCCGCAACGTCGCCTCGGCGTTACCGAAAGTTGGGCCTGGCGCCTGCGCATGGTGCTCAGCACGGGATTTCGTTGCACCCGTCGCTACCTCGAGTACCACGCCGCCGTGGAGGCCTGCGTGCCGAACGAATCGGTGCACGTCCTGCCGTTGCTGGGGGTTCATCCGCAGTTCCAGGGCAAACATTTCGGCGAACAACTGTTGCAAGCCGTGCACAACTGGTGCGCCGTGGATGAAAACTCACAGGGCGTGATCCTCGATACCGGGAATCCTCGCTATCTGGAGTTCTATAAACGTCAGGGCTACGAGGAAATCGGTGAAGTTGCCGTAGGGCCGGTTCGTGAACACGTGTTTTTTCACCCCAATCCCCAGGTGTTACATACTGCAACGGCTTAA
- a CDS encoding LysR family transcriptional regulator has product MNLSKVDLNLFIVFDAIYTEANLTRAGQIVGITQPAVSNALARLRETFNDPLFVRTAQGMVPTPMAQNIIGPVRNALSLLRVSVQESRIFNPQQAVKTYRISMTDLTEAVILPLLFQRLRRLAPTVIIESFLSKRRETTKELAAGRLDFAVDAPLNTDPQVRHVKLMEDRYVCAMRKGHPLAGKEKLTLDDYMGLTHIHISSRRSGLGYVDLALGKMGIQRKIALRSQHYLMASQVLQQTDMVMTVPERFARRNDLHAFYLPVNDVPPVETHLYWHESTDQDPANRWMREQMIELCQQVTAQEKKLEKV; this is encoded by the coding sequence ATGAATCTGAGCAAGGTCGATCTCAACCTTTTCATCGTCTTCGACGCGATCTACACCGAAGCCAACCTGACCCGTGCCGGGCAGATTGTGGGCATTACCCAGCCAGCGGTGTCGAACGCGCTGGCCCGGTTGCGCGAGACCTTCAACGACCCGTTGTTCGTGCGCACCGCCCAGGGCATGGTGCCCACGCCCATGGCGCAGAACATCATCGGCCCGGTGCGCAATGCGCTCTCGCTGCTGCGCGTGTCGGTGCAGGAAAGCCGCATTTTCAACCCGCAGCAAGCGGTCAAGACCTATCGCATCAGCATGACCGACCTCACCGAAGCGGTGATCCTGCCGCTGCTATTCCAGCGCCTGCGTCGCCTGGCGCCGACGGTGATCATCGAAAGCTTCCTGTCCAAACGCCGGGAAACCACCAAGGAGCTGGCGGCCGGCCGCCTCGACTTCGCGGTGGATGCGCCGCTCAACACCGACCCGCAGGTGCGTCACGTCAAGTTGATGGAGGACCGCTACGTGTGCGCCATGCGCAAGGGGCATCCGCTGGCGGGCAAGGAGAAACTCACGCTGGATGATTACATGGGCCTGACCCACATCCATATTTCCAGCCGACGCAGCGGCCTCGGCTATGTCGACCTGGCGCTGGGCAAGATGGGCATCCAGCGCAAGATCGCCCTGCGCTCCCAGCATTACCTGATGGCCTCGCAAGTGTTGCAGCAGACCGACATGGTCATGACCGTGCCGGAACGCTTCGCCCGTCGTAACGATCTGCACGCCTTTTATCTGCCGGTCAACGACGTGCCACCGGTGGAAACCCACCTCTACTGGCACGAAAGCACCGACCAGGACCCGGCGAACCGCTGGATGCGCGAGCAGATGATCGAGTTGTGCCAGCAGGTGACGGCACAGGAGAAAAAGCTCGAGAAGGTGTAG
- a CDS encoding phosphate ABC transporter substrate-binding/OmpA family protein, which yields MMLRVLFLLMLCTGLPQAASAGDLPTPENGPVLRIQGSNTIGAALGPALVEGLLSEQGLRKIHRETPDTANELRIVGETVQGRRVLVEVAAHGSSTGFTALKTASADLAASSRPIKDSELASLQSLGDLKSPSAEQVIAIDGLAIILHPDNPLNQLDTVQLARIFSGEVKTWEDIGGRGGPIHLYARDDQSGTYDTFKELVLSGRGKTLGSAAKRFESSEQLSDAVSADPQGIGFIGLPYVRRAKAVAIVDGQSQAMLPLNSLIATEDYPLSRRLFFYLPPTGKNPWAQALVAYAQSSKGQAIVAANGFIAQTVQAMAVTPNALMPEGYQSLSRHAQRLSVNFRFEEGSASLDNKARQDLTRVLDYIKQQDKMSGQVTLVGFGDAKSDPARADLLSKLRAMAVRRELVKNGVVFREIRGFGAEMPVAANSADEGRIKNRRVEVWVY from the coding sequence ATGATGCTGCGCGTGTTGTTCCTGTTGATGCTGTGCACGGGCTTGCCGCAAGCGGCCTCGGCCGGCGACTTGCCGACACCCGAAAACGGCCCGGTGCTGAGGATTCAGGGTTCCAACACCATCGGTGCCGCATTGGGACCGGCGCTGGTCGAGGGCCTGTTGAGTGAACAGGGCCTGCGCAAGATCCACCGGGAAACCCCGGACACCGCCAACGAACTGCGCATCGTCGGAGAAACCGTTCAGGGCCGTCGGGTCCTGGTGGAGGTGGCGGCCCATGGTTCCAGCACCGGGTTCACCGCGCTAAAAACCGCCAGCGCCGATCTTGCCGCCTCGTCGCGCCCGATCAAGGACAGCGAACTGGCCAGCCTGCAATCACTCGGTGACCTGAAAAGCCCGAGCGCCGAACAGGTCATCGCCATCGACGGCCTGGCGATCATCCTTCATCCGGACAATCCGCTGAACCAACTCGACACCGTGCAACTGGCGCGCATCTTCAGTGGCGAGGTGAAGACCTGGGAAGACATCGGCGGTCGCGGCGGGCCGATTCATCTGTATGCGCGGGATGATCAGTCCGGGACCTACGACACCTTCAAGGAACTGGTCCTCAGCGGCCGCGGGAAAACCCTCGGTAGCGCGGCGAAACGCTTCGAGTCCAGCGAGCAACTGTCCGATGCGGTCAGCGCGGACCCGCAAGGCATCGGCTTTATCGGTTTACCCTACGTGCGCCGGGCCAAAGCGGTGGCCATTGTCGACGGTCAATCACAAGCCATGCTGCCGCTCAACAGCCTGATAGCCACGGAAGATTATCCGCTGTCCCGTCGGTTGTTCTTCTATCTGCCGCCGACGGGGAAAAATCCCTGGGCCCAAGCGCTGGTGGCCTATGCCCAAAGCAGCAAAGGGCAAGCGATTGTCGCCGCCAACGGGTTTATTGCCCAGACCGTCCAGGCCATGGCCGTCACGCCGAATGCGCTGATGCCCGAGGGATACCAGTCCCTCAGTCGTCACGCCCAGCGGTTGTCGGTGAATTTTCGCTTCGAAGAAGGCAGTGCCAGCCTGGACAACAAGGCGCGGCAAGACCTGACGCGAGTGCTCGACTATATAAAGCAGCAAGACAAAATGTCCGGGCAAGTGACGCTGGTGGGGTTTGGCGATGCCAAGAGCGACCCGGCGCGCGCCGATCTGTTGTCGAAGCTGCGGGCCATGGCGGTACGGCGCGAGTTGGTGAAGAACGGCGTGGTGTTTCGCGAGATTCGCGGTTTTGGCGCGGAAATGCCGGTGGCGGCCAATAGCGCCGATGAAGGAAGGATCAAGAATCGGCGGGTTGAGGTTTGGGTTTACTGA
- a CDS encoding isovaleryl-CoA dehydrogenase has protein sequence MSYPSLNFALGETIDMLRDQVQSFVAKEIAPRAAQIDIDNLFPADLWRKFGDMGLLGITVPEEYGGAGLGYLAHVVSMEEISRGSASVALSYGAHSNLCVNQINRNGNHEQKSKYLPKLISGEHIGALAMSEPNAGSDVVSMKLRADKRGDKYVLNGSKTWITNGPDADTYVIYAKTDLEKGPHGITAFIVERDWKGFSRSNKFDKLGMRGSNTCELFFDDVEVPEENILGVLNGGVKVLMSGLDYERVVLSGGPTGIMQACMDLIVPYIHDRKQFGQSIGEFQLIQGKVADMYTQLNASRAYLYAVAQACERGETTRKDAAGVILYSAERATQMALDAIQILGGNGYINEFPAGRLLRDAKLYEIGAGTSEIRRMLIGRELFNETR, from the coding sequence ATGAGCTATCCATCCCTGAATTTTGCCCTCGGTGAAACCATCGACATGCTGCGCGATCAAGTTCAGTCCTTCGTCGCCAAGGAGATCGCCCCGCGCGCCGCTCAGATCGACATCGACAACCTGTTCCCCGCCGACCTGTGGCGCAAGTTCGGCGACATGGGCCTGCTGGGCATTACCGTGCCGGAAGAGTACGGCGGTGCAGGCCTGGGTTACCTGGCCCACGTGGTGTCCATGGAAGAAATCAGCCGTGGCTCGGCTTCGGTGGCGCTGTCCTACGGCGCCCACTCCAATCTGTGCGTCAACCAGATCAACCGCAACGGCAACCACGAACAGAAATCCAAGTACCTGCCCAAGCTGATCAGCGGCGAGCACATCGGCGCCCTGGCCATGAGCGAACCGAATGCCGGTTCCGACGTGGTGTCGATGAAACTGCGCGCCGACAAGCGTGGCGACAAGTACGTGCTCAATGGCAGCAAGACCTGGATCACCAATGGTCCGGACGCCGACACCTACGTGATCTACGCCAAGACCGACCTGGAAAAGGGCCCCCACGGCATCACCGCCTTCATCGTCGAGCGCGACTGGAAAGGCTTCAGCCGCAGCAACAAATTCGACAAGCTCGGCATGCGTGGCTCGAACACTTGCGAGCTGTTCTTCGATGACGTCGAAGTGCCGGAAGAAAACATCCTCGGCGTGCTCAATGGCGGCGTGAAAGTGCTGATGAGCGGCCTCGACTACGAGCGCGTCGTTCTGTCCGGTGGCCCGACCGGGATCATGCAGGCGTGTATGGACCTGATCGTGCCGTACATCCACGACCGCAAGCAGTTCGGCCAAAGCATCGGCGAATTCCAGCTGATCCAGGGCAAGGTCGCCGACATGTACACCCAACTCAACGCCAGCCGCGCTTACCTGTACGCCGTGGCCCAGGCCTGCGAGCGCGGCGAAACCACGCGCAAGGACGCCGCCGGCGTGATCCTCTACAGCGCCGAGCGCGCCACGCAAATGGCCCTCGACGCGATCCAGATTCTCGGTGGCAACGGCTACATCAACGAATTCCCGGCTGGCCGTCTGCTGCGTGACGCCAAGCTGTACGAAATCGGTGCCGGCACCAGTGAGATCCGTCGCATGCTGATCGGTCGCGAACTGTTCAACGAAACCCGCTAA
- a CDS encoding hydroxymethylglutaryl-CoA lyase, with product MPLPTHVRIVEVGPRDGLQNEAQPISVTDKVQLVDALTAAGLGYIEVGSFVSPKWVPQMAGSAEVFAQIQRKPGVVYGALAPNLRGFEDALAAGVKEVAVFAAASEAFSQRNINCSISESLERFGPIMDAARQHGVTVRGYVSCVLGCPYEGNVAPEQVAVVARELYAMGCYEVSLGDTIGTGTAGATRRMFEVVSKDVPREKLAGHFHDTYGQAVANIYASLLEGISVFDSSIAGLGGCPYAKGASGNVATEDVVYLLNGLGIDTGIDLDALMHAGQQICAVLGRPTGSRVAKARSAQ from the coding sequence ATGCCCCTCCCCACCCACGTACGCATTGTCGAAGTCGGCCCACGCGACGGCCTGCAAAATGAAGCCCAACCCATCAGTGTTACCGACAAGGTACAACTGGTCGACGCGCTGACCGCAGCCGGGCTCGGCTATATAGAAGTCGGCAGTTTCGTTTCGCCCAAGTGGGTGCCGCAGATGGCCGGCTCCGCCGAGGTCTTTGCGCAGATCCAGCGCAAACCCGGCGTGGTCTACGGCGCACTCGCCCCCAATCTGCGCGGTTTCGAAGACGCCCTCGCCGCCGGGGTCAAGGAAGTGGCCGTGTTCGCGGCGGCGTCCGAAGCGTTTTCACAGCGCAACATCAATTGCTCGATCAGCGAAAGCCTGGAACGTTTCGGGCCGATCATGGACGCCGCCAGACAACATGGCGTGACGGTGCGCGGTTACGTGTCCTGCGTGCTGGGCTGCCCCTATGAAGGTAACGTCGCCCCGGAACAGGTCGCCGTGGTCGCCCGCGAGCTGTATGCCATGGGCTGCTATGAGGTTTCGCTGGGGGACACCATCGGCACCGGCACCGCAGGCGCAACCCGCAGGATGTTTGAAGTGGTATCGAAGGATGTGCCCCGGGAGAAACTCGCAGGTCACTTCCACGACACCTACGGCCAGGCTGTGGCCAACATCTACGCCAGCCTGCTGGAAGGCATCTCGGTGTTCGACAGCTCCATCGCAGGTCTGGGCGGCTGCCCCTATGCCAAGGGCGCCAGCGGTAACGTCGCCACCGAAGACGTGGTTTACCTGCTCAACGGCCTGGGCATCGACACCGGAATCGACCTCGACGCCTTGATGCATGCCGGTCAGCAGATTTGCGCTGTATTGGGTCGCCCTACCGGTTCCCGCGTGGCCAAGGCCCGCAGCGCACAGTGA